The genomic segment AGGCCTGCCCAGCGCTCAGGGAAAGAAGGCCCCGGCCTCCGTCACGGAGACCGGGGCCTTCTCGCGTACCCCGAGCCCGTTCCTCCTCGCCCCGCAGGCGACACTGGGGCCATGTTCGTCGACCGTCTTCCGCCCCCGCACGTCTACGGCCGTCTCCGCGTCGAGCGGCACGACCTGTCCCCCGCCCGCTGGCTGGAGCAACGCCCGCCGGGTGCGGACGGGTTCGGGACGGTCGCCGGGGTGTGTGCCCCGGGGTTCGAGGCGTACGCGCGGATCCTGCACCCCGCACGGCTCGGCACCGCACCGGTGCGGTGGGACCGGGCCGCCGCCGCGTACGGCGCGACGGTCGGTGCGGCGACGCGCTGGCACGAACTGATCGGCGCCGAGGACCGTCTCCTCTACCGCAACGACGACACCCCGGCCGTCCCCGGCGTCTGGGACGAGCACCCGCACGAAGGGCCGACGCCCGGCGATGTGGCCCGCGCCCTGATCCCCGTCCTGGCCCGGCACACCGGGACACCCGGCCGGTGTTGGTACGGACTGTGGGCCGGCTACGGGCACATCGAATGGGACGGCGTGCCCGCCTTCGACACACCGGGCCGCGAGGAGATCCTGCTCTCCGGCCCCCTCGACGACGCCGACTCGCCCGCGCCGGGCTCCGTCGACGGGGTGCCCGAACTCCCCGACCTGTGGTGGCCCGATGACCGCGCCTGGTGCGTGGGCGGCGACGTCGGCCTCGTCAGCACGTACGTCGGAGGTTCCGCGCGGTGCGTCGCCGACATCCTCGCGACCCCGGGTCTTGAGGCGTACGAGGTCGACGAGACGTCCCCGGTGGACTGACCCCCGCGCAGAGCCGGTCAGCGCAGGAGGCCCGCCCGGCCCGACCGTGCCGTGGAGACGAGTTCGGCGACCGTGGCGATCTTGACGCGTGGTCGTCCCGCGCTCGCGCCGCGGGTGACCTCGGCCCGTTCGATGGCGGCGAGTCCGCGCGCGTCGACGACGTGACGGTTGCGGCGGCGCGCAAGACGGTGGAAGGCCTTCGTGGCGTGCCGCGGGGTGGGCAGCACGCCCGCGACCGCGTCGGCGAGGAGGGTGGTGACCGTTTCGGCGGCGCAGGTGCGGTTGGCGCCGATGCCGCCGCTGGGGCCGCGCTTGATCCAGCCCACGACATAGGTGCCGGGCCGTCCCTCGACCCGGCCGCCCTCGTGGGGCACGGTGCCGCCGGTCTCGTCGAAGGGCAGGCCTGCGACGGGTGTGCCGCGGTAGCCGATGGCGCGCAGGAGCAGGCCCGCCGGTATCGACCGCTCCCCCGCCGCCGTCGTCACGCGCACCGCGTCGACCCGTTCCGTGCCGAGGACTTCGACGGGTTCGCAGTGGAAGCGCAGCACGATCCTGCGGCCGGGCTCGGGCTGCCGTGCCCAGTCCGGCCGTGCGCGGGTGACGCCCCGCAGGACCGCCGCCTTGTCCTTCGCGTCCGCCGTGTCGATGGCGTCCGCGACGCGCGGGTCGTGGTCGTCGACGACCAGGTCCACGCCCGGCAGGTGCTTGAGGGCGAGGAGTTCGGACGTGGTGTACGCGGCGTGCGCGGGGCCGCGCCGGGCGAGCAGGACGACTTCGCGGACCTTGCTGTCGCGCAGGGCGCGCAGCGCATGGTCGGCGATGTCGGTGCGGGCGAGGGTGTCGGGGTCCGCGAGCAGGATCCGGGCGACGTCCAGGGCCACGTTTCCGTTGCCGACGACGACCGCGCGCTCCGCCGAGAGATCGATGCCGTCCGGCTTCGCGTCCGGGTGGGCGTTGTACCAGGCGACGAACGAGGTCGCGGAGATGCTGCCGGGCAGTTCCTCGCCGGGGATCGACAGACGGCGGTCGGCCGAGGCGCCCACGGCGTAGACGACCGCGTCGTGGTGGGCCGCGATCTCCTCGGGGGTGACGTCGGTGCCGACGTCGAGGCCGAGGTGCATCCGTACCCGCGGGTGGGCGTGGAAGCGGGCGAAGGTCTCGCCGACCTTCTTGGTCGCGGGGTGGTCGGGCGCGACGCCGTAGCGCACGAGTCCGCCGGCGACCGGGAGCCGGTCGATCAGGGTGACCTCGGCGCTGGTGTGGAGCAGCAGGTCCTGCACGGCGTACATCCCGGCGGGGCCCGTGCCGACGACTGCGATCTTCAGCGGTGCGAAGTCCGCGGGCAGCACGCGGGGGAAGGACGGCTCGCCCCAGGCGTGGAAGTTGGGCCCGTCCCGGTCCGGCTCGGGCGTCTCCTCCACCGTCGCGTCGTCGTAGTAGGCCGCGTTGATGGCGGCGTACTCCTTCTGCGCGAGCGGCAGGGTGTCCACCGGGAAGATCGCGTCGACGGGGCAGGCGTCGGCGCAGGCGCCGCAGGAGATGCACGTCTTCGGGTCGATGTGCAGCATCTCCGTGCTGCCGAACGCCCGCTCCTCCGGCGTGGGGTGGATGCAGTTGACCGGGCAGACGGCGACGCAGGTGGCGTCGTTGCAGCAGGTCTGGGTGATGGCGTAGGTCATGTTCGTCGGCTCGCTCGGCTCAGGTGGGTCGGCTCAGATGAGGTGGGCGCGCTTGTAGAAGACCAGGGCCGGTTTGGTGAGCAGGCCGCACGAGGCGAGGAACTCCATGAGGCCCGAACAGCTCGACCGCATCATGGACTTGTGGTGCTCGTTGGCCTTCGCCTCGGCGACGGCGCGTTCCTCGTCGAGTCCGGCGTTCGCGTACACCTTGCGGTTCACCATGCTGGTGACGATGACGTACGACGCGATGGCGATGATGAGCGAGTTGATCTCGCGGCGCACCCGGCCCGCGCCCGCGAGCTGCTTGCGCGTCTGGTCGCGGGCGAACTTCATGTGCCGCGACTCCTCGACGACATGGATGTTGTTGATGGTGCGGACGAACGGCACGACGCGCTCGTCCCGCATCCAGTCGCGCTGCATCACGTCGAGGACTTCCTCGGCGACGAGGATCGCGGCGTACGCGGCCTCCCCGAAGGCGACGGACTTGAAGACCCTGCCGAGTTCGGTCGCCCAGCGGCGCGGCCGGTAGGCGGGGGCGCCCAGCTTCTCGGCGCCGCGGGCGAACATGATGGAGTGGCGGCACTCCTCGGCGATCTCGGTGAGCGCCCACTGCACCTCGGTGCTGGTCGGGTCCTTGGCGTAGACGTCGCGCAGCACCATCTGCTGCAGGATCATCTCGAACCAGATGCCCGTGCTGGCCACTGAAGCGGCTTCCTGCCGGGTCAGCTCCTTGCGCTGCTCCTCGGTCATCTCCTGCCAGTAGGCGGTGCCGTAGAGCGTGCTCCACTCCGGGCTGGCGCCGTGGCAGTCGCGGTCGAGGGGCGTGTCCCAGTCGACTTCGACGGCCGGGTCGTACGCCAGCACGGCGGCCGAGTCCAACAGCCGCCGGGCGACATCGCCCTCCGGGGAACTGCCCTGTGTGCTCGGCCGAACAGTGCTGCTTGCCATGCTGCGGCTCCTTGGCTCGGTGACGCGTCGGCTCCGACGGCGTCAAGGCAGCGGGCACGGCGCCTCGTCACACGGCAGGCCGCGACCCCGTTGTTAGACAGAACGTATAACAAGGGGGTCGGGTACGCCTACCCTCGAGTAAGTAAGAGATTGGACAGAGCCGGTGGAGCCGTAAAGCCGCGCAGGTCAGCCGGTCGTGGCCGGCCAGCGGATCCGCGTGCTGCACGCCGAGACGACCAGCGCCGAGGCTGCGACGGCGGCCAGACCCCACACCAGGCTGCTGGCGTGGGCGATGAAACCGATCAGCGGCGGCCCGGCGAGCAGACCCGTCGTCCCCATGGCCGCCACCAGGGTCAGCGAGTCCGAGCCCTGTCCGGCCGCGGCCACGTAGACGCAGGGGGTGACGGCCGCGATGCCGAGGCCGACACAGGCGAAGCCGAGCAGCGCGGGCACAAGGCCCCCGCTCAGCAGGGCGAGCGCCAGACCCGCCCCGGCCAGCACGCTCCCGGACAGGACGACGCGGCCGTCGCCCCAGCGGCTGCGCCAGCCGTCGGCGAAGAGCCGGGCGACGACCATCATTCCGGAGACGACGGCGATGCCCAGGGGCGCCAGCTCGGCGGACGCCTCGGCGACGTCCTCCAGATAGAGCGCCGACCAGTCGTTCATGGCGCCCTCGGTGACGGTGCCGAAGGCCATGGCGACGCACATCCACAGCGTCACCCGGGACGGCACCGTCCACTTGGACTTCTTCTTCCCGGGCGCCGCGTCCTGCGCCGCACCCGACTCCTCCGCCGCACCGTCGGCCGGCTGCTGCTCGGCGAGCAGCCCCGTACGGGCGCAGAGCACCAGCAGGAGCAGGAAGAGCGCGGCCGCCCCGAAGTGCGCGGCGACCGCCGAGGTCACCGCGTTCATGCCGGACGCCAGCAGCGCGGCGAGCAGCGAACCGCCGCTGAACGTCGCGTGCAGGCGCGCCATGGCATTGCGCTCGTACCGCTTCTCCAGCTCGGCACCCTGCGCGTTCATGGCCACGTTGAGACAGCCCACGAGGACGCCGTCGACGCACATGACCAGCAGCGCCACGGGATAGTTGGGCGCCCCGGCCAGGGCGAGGAGGAGCAGCGCCAGACAGAGCGCCGACAGGAGCGCGAGTCGCTGCGAGCCGAGGCGCCGCATGAGGACGGCGACGAGCGGGAACGACACGGCCGCGCCGATGCCCGCGGCCATCAGGAGCACGCCGACCTCGGCCGCGGACAGGCCGAGGTCCTCCTTGATGGCCGGGATGCGCGACGCCCAGGTCGCGTACTGGAAGCCGAGCGAGCAGAACAGTGCCGCGATCGCCAGCTGGCTCCGATGGAAAGGATCACGCACGCGGAGCACCCGCATCAGCCCACTTCTCTGGTTCTCGCGCCGGTACGGTCACCGGTCGTGTGGTTCTCGTTGTCGTCGGGCCCGTCGTTCTCGACATGTAGACAGCCGTCGGGCCGTAGCCGGCCGGTGGCGGGCCCGCGTGTGCGGTGAAGCCGCGGCCCGACCAGAACGTCTCGCTGCCGCCGACGGCGACCAGGGAGATCTGCTCGTACCCGTGCGCGCGGGCCGTGGCCATGAGGTGGCGCAGGAGGTGCCGGGCCAGGCCGCGGTGCCGCAGGTGTTCCGCGACGACGATGTCGTGCAGGTGCAGGTTGCGCGAGGCGGGTGTCGGCCCGCGCTCGGGCCCGTTCAGCTCCGGGTACGCGGACTCCGGATACGGCAGGGCGAGCAGATAGCCCCCCAGGTGCTGTCCGAAGTCCAGTGCGAAGCACGTCCCGGGCGACGCGTCCACCCGGGACTCCAGCGCCTCCCGCCCCTCGGAGAGGCCGAGGGGCGCGTAGGCGCGGGACTCCAGTTCCACGATGCCGGGCCAGTCGGCGTCGGCGATGCGGCGTATGCGTACGACGTCGCTCATGCCGCCTCGCCGTCGATCCAGGTGTACGGGAGCGGGCTGAAGCCGTTGAAGCCCTGTGTCATGTAGCTGGTGGCGTAGGCGCCGCAGGACATCACCCAGACCGGGTCGCCGGAGGCGAGCCCCTTGGGCACCGGCACGAGGCCGTCCTCGTGCGAGTAGGCGTCGTCGCTGTCGCAGGTGGGCCCGGCGACCACGGCCGGGACGGACTCGGCACCGCGGTGCGAGGGGAAGACCAGCCGGTACTGCAACTGGTCCATTTCGTAGAGGCCGTTGAACTTGCCGCAGCTCAGGTACAGCCAGTACTGGCGCTCGCCGTCCGGCCTGCGGCGCGCCGAGAGCCGGGAGACATGGGCGCGGATGGCGCCGTGGTCGGCGATGAGGTAGCGGCCCGGCTCGATGACGAAGCCCAGGTCGTGTCCGGGCAGCGCGCTCAGGCGTGCCATGCCCTCGCGGATGACGGTGAAGATCTTGTCCATCGGCGGTTCGAGGGTTCTGCCGTGCTTGTCGCGGTAGCCGAGCGCGGGCAGGCCCCCGCCGAGGTTGACGTGGTCGAGGGCGATGCCGCGGCCCGCGAGCGCGGTCAGCACGTCGGCGATCCGGTCGAACGCGCCGTTCCAGGCGTCGGCGGTCATCTGCTGCGACCCGACGTGCACGGAGAGGCCCGCGGGCGTGAGCCCCAGGTCGCGTGCCGTCTCCAGGATCGCGAGGGAGTCCTCGGGCGAGCAGCCGTACTTGTTGCTGAGCCCCCAGAGCGCGCCCTCGCCGGTGGTGGCGAGGCGGCAGAAGACCCGGCTGCCCGGGGCGTGTTCCGCGACCGCCCGCACGTCCTCCAGGCTGTCGGTCGCGAAGTCCCTGATGCCGAGCCGGAACGCGTCGGCGATGTTCCGGTCGGACTTCACGGTGTTGCCGTAGTGCACGCGCCCGATGGGCACGCCCGCCCGCAGCGCCTGCTCCACCTCGATGGGGCTCGCCGCGTCGACGCCGGAGCCGCGCCGGGCGAGGAGGGCGAGGATCTCGTCGACGGGGCAGGCCTTCATGGCGAAGCGGACGGCGACGCCGGGGAGTTCGCGCAGCAGCGTGTCGTACCCCTCCTCGATGCCGGGGAGGTCGTAGACGATCTGGTCCTCGGCGGCGGCCGCGAGGGCGTCCAGAAGCGAGGCGCTGTCGGGCCGGTACGTCGTCGTGGTGCTCACGCGGGGGTTCCCGTCGTCGTGAGGGAGCCGATGTCCTGGGCGGCACGCATCAGCGGCTGCCATGCCTCGGTCAGCAGGGCGAAGTCCTCGATGTCGCCGCGTGCCTCGTCGAGGAGGCGTTCGCGGTGCGCGGCCAGGTGGTCGGCGACGTCCGTGTAGCGGCCGCCGAGCGTGCGGTGGGCGGCGTCGAGGCGGTCGAGGCGCCGGACGTTCTCCGCCTGGTCGAGTGCGGCGCTCCGCCGGGCGAACTCGGCGATGACGGAGGGACGCACGTGGCCCTGCCCGTCGAGCAGGTCCTCGCCGGCCTCGGCCATGCGGTCGTAGATGTGGTTGAAGTAGAGCATCGACAGGAGGAACTTCGCGTAGCGGGTCTGGTACGCGAGGAAGCCGGCGTCGGTCCTGCGTTCCCCGGTGTAGTAGTTGACGATGTTCCTGTTGTGCAGGACGCCGGGCAGGGCGGCGTCGTGGACCAGGTGGATGAGGAAGTAGTCGCTGCCGATGGTGTCGGTGGCGGGCGGCAGCGGCACGCGCTCGTGCACGTCGTGGAAGCTGATGTTGCACATGTCGACGCGCATCGGGTCGACGAGGCCGAGGAGTGCGTGGTCGCGCTCGAACGGGTCGGTGCCCGCGCCCCGGAAGGACTCGTCGACCAGCGCCCGCTTCTCGGCGTCGGACCAGTGCTCGGGCGCCCAGAGGCTCACCACGTCGTGGTACACGTCGGGGTCGATGTGCTGGATCTCGCCGATGTCCACGGAGAGTTCCCCGACGAAGGAGCTGCCCACCATCGCCACGCGCCGGTCGGCGAGGCACGGGTCGAGAGCGCTCTCCGAAACGCCGTGCGCGGCCTCCCGCGCGGGCTTGCCGAGCGACATGAGCTCGTGGTGCACCGGGAAGACGGGCTCGCCGTCGACGCTCTGGTAGCGGCTGTCGGAGTCCCTGCGGTGGACGGACTCGCAGCCGAGGGCGCGGGCGACGAGGAAGGCTCGGTTGGTGCAGGCGCCGTAGGAGAGGCGGTCCGGCAGCATCAGGCCGAGCATCAGCTCGGGCTTGGCGACCTCGGCGCGGTCGATCACGTCACGCAGGAAGTCGCGCTGCGCCGCCTCGTCGAGGTGGTGCACGACGACGTGCGGCACGTCGGGCAGTGCGGCGACGGCCCGGGTGTGGTCGGCGAACGTGGCGGTGTCGGAGGAGTCCAGGATCAGCAGGTACGCCTCGACACCGAAGTGCGCGGCCGCGTACGCGGCTTCCTCGCCGATCGCGGCGATGGTCTCGGGGCAGGACCGGTTGGTGGGGAGGGTCAGGCAGATGCGTCGCATGCGGCTTCCCCGTTCCAGGACTTGAGGCCGAGGAGCTTGGCGCCCAGGTCGTTGAGGGCGGCGGTGCCGTAGCGCAGGGACTCGTGCTTGTGTGCGTCGCCGAGCAGCGTGGCGTTCCACTCCGGGGTGCTCAGGTTGGACCAGGAGTCGATGCGCGAGCGGCGGAGCTCCTCGTGGGTCTCCAGGGCGGGCATCATCGAGAGGTACTGGACCGCGCGGACGCCGTCCTTCGAGGTGTTGGGGGCCACGCCGTGGGCCAGCAGACCGTTCCAGATCAGCAGGTCGCCGGCTTCCAGCTCGGGCCGGACGACGGGCATCTCGTCGCGGTCGATCGCGGGGCGGATGGGGTCACGGCCGTCCGGCTGGAGCGCCTTCCAGCGGTCGAACTGACGGAACAGCTCGGGGCAGCACTGGAAGCCGCCGTGGTCCTCGCGGGTGTCGTCGAGGGCGATGATGCCCTGCACGCGCTGGGGCAGCACGCCGAGGGTGGTGTCGACGTCCCAGTGGAGGTTGATGTCGAAGCCTCGCTCGGTGGGCGCGATCAGGGAGCGCGAGCGGTTCTTGACGTTGGGCGGGTTGAGGTTGAGGCGGTCCAGGGTGACCCAGAGCTCCTCGCAGTCCCATACGTCGACGAAGGCGTCGTAGACCCGCTGCGTCTGGCGGCTGTCCCAGATGAGCTGGTGGTGGTAGGCCTCGACGAAGCCGTAGACGTGCAGCTCACGGTCGAGGTCGGAGCGCCACTCGCGCTCCTCGTACCAGGTCTCGGGGCGGCCGCGGTCCAGGCCCTGGAACTCCCAGGCGAAGTCGAGGAGGTCCTTGGCGGCCTCGCGGGGGATCGCCTGCTTCACGACTATGTAGCCGTACGTCTGCCAGTGGGCGAAGTCCTCCTCGGAGAGGACGCGCAGGGGCCGGGTCTTCTCGAGGTCGCGCAGCTGGGTCTGGGCCAGGTACGTGTCGGCGTCCGAGCTGAAGTACGGGACGGCGGAGGGGGCTCGATGGAGGTAGCGGTCACTCGCTGCCATGTGGTGCTCCAAGGATCGGTTCTCATCTCCGGCGGCAGATCTCCACGCCGGATCACCAAAATGGACTAGACCAACTCTCCGTGTCAACAATTGAATTGGGCGCCTTGGGAGGCAAAAAGGCGACATTTACCCCCAGTTCACTCGCCCGTCATATGTGGATTCGGCAAAGATCCTGCAGCTCAACTCGCGCCTACCGGCGGGTAGTTGGTCCGGACCACAACAGAAGAGGCGCCACCGCACGCGGTGACGCCTCGTGAGACCCGGGGCAGGAGCAACCCGCCCCGGGGACCTGCTTCTACACGCTGTTACGCACTGTCACGCACCCTTACTCGTCGATCGCCGCACCGAACGCCGCGTCCGCGGCCGGCGCCCCGAGCGAACCGGCCCCGTACGTCCAGGACCCGGCGGCCGTGACCCCGCCGGAGTTCGCCGACAGGACCCACACCACGCCGTCCCCGGTGTTCTCGCCGGGCGCCGCCGCGAGGAGCCCGAAGCGCCCGTCGCGGTTCGGGTCCGTGAGCCGCACCTGCGCGCCCCACTTGTCGCCCTTCTCGGCCTCGCCGGGGATGTCCGCGGAGTTCTGGTCGAACGACTTCGCGCCGCTCGCCGTCATCCCGTTCTCCGAGCCGCGCAGGACCCAGACGGCGCCCGCGTCGGCGACGGTCCCGATGTCCTCGCCCGGCGCGCCGATCGCCACGTCGGCGTACCCGTCGCCGTTGGTGTCCGCGACCGACAGGTCGGCTCCCCAGCCGTCACCGGGCTCGGCGACGCCCGGCACGCCCTCGGCGTCCTGCGTCCACCACTTGGCCTCGTTCACGAGGCCGTCCTCGGTTCCGTAGCGCACGCCGACCAGGCCGCCGGTCATCGTCTCGCCGCCGTCGTCCGGGGACGCGGGCTCGCCTGTCACGAGGTCGTCGTAGCCGTCGTTGTTGATGTCGCCGGAGGCCGCGACCGGGCCGCCGCGCAGGTCGTTCTTGTACGTCAGGCCGTCGGCGCCGCCCGCGAACTGCACGGACCAGCCGTGCCCGGGCTCGTCCCCGTCGGTGGTTCCGGAGGCGACGAGGTCCGCGTAGCCGTTCTTGTCGTAGTCGCCGGTGGTCAGCGACTTGGACACGATCGCGCTCGCGGCGGCCGACCTGCCGAGCCGCTCGGAGGCCTGGCGGCGGAGCGGCGCCTCGCCCCTGGCCTGCGGCGCGGGCTCGTACACGTACAGGTCCACGTTGTCCCGGTCGAGGACGGCGAGGAGGTCGCCCGGCGTGTCCGCGGTGAAGTGCGCCGCGGCGAGCCCGAGACCGAACTGCTGGCCCGCGGCGGCGTCCTGGCTCTGCAGCCAGTCGCTGGCAGAGCCGGTGAGTCCCGACTTCGAGCCCCAGAGGACGGCGACGCCACCGGCGTCCGCCCCTGCGTCGAGGTCCTCACCGGGGATGCCGATGACCGCGTCGTCGTAGCCGTCGCCGTCGAGGTCGCCGGTGGCGACGGCCTTGCCGAAGTTGTCACCCGCCTCGGCGGCGCCGGAGACGCCGGACGTCGACTGACTGAATCTGGCGACGTTGCTGGTGTTGATGCCCCCGGTGGAGCCGTACTGGACCGTGACGAGCCCCGCGCCCTTGGCGCCGCTCACCGTGGCGCCCGGGGCGCCCACCAGGACGTCCTCGTATCCGTCGCCGTTGAAGTCACTGTTGCGGTCGTCGGCCCGGGTGCCCCCAGGGGTGCCGGCGAAGGCGGAGGGGGCGGCGGCGATACCGGCCCCGGTCAGCAGAAGGAACGATGCCGCGGCGAGGGCGGCCGAACGGTTCTTGCGCACGAGCGGCTCCTGTGAAGGAAGGTGGCCGGGCAGGCGCGGGGGGTGTCCGGAAAGGGCCCGTTCCTTGTCCGGCGCCCTGTTCGACACGGGATGGGGCGCCAGGGTTGTACGGGGTTCACGATCTGCTTCCGGAGCGTGTGTTCGCAGTTCCCGGAAGCGTCACTTCCCCTCTGCGGTCACTTCCACCCGTAGGCGTACGCCGCCACCCAGGTGATCTCCAGTTGTGCGCTGCTGCCGGGTGCGGCCCCCGGCCCTTCCAGGGCGCTCTCGTTCTGCAGGACCCAGGAGAGCGGGCGGTCCGGGACGCCGCGCGTGTCGTGCCCGGTCTCGCGTCCGTCGACGAAGAACCGGACATGGCCGGGCGTCCACTCGGTGGAGACGGTGTGCCACGCGGTCCAGTCGTCGGCGCCCGGGTACGCGCCCTGCTCCCCTCCGCCGCAGGGGTGGTGGAAGGCGGTGAGGGAGCCGGTCCACTCGCCTTCCGGGTGGTCCATCTCGCAGCCGCCGCCGTAGTGCAGCCAGGCCGACTTGTAGCCGGGAGCCGACTTGGTCACCTTGATGCGTGCGCTGTACTTGCCGTACTTCATCTGCATGACCGCGCGTGGTACCACCGCCGACGCGTGGACGGGCCCTCCGTCGGCGGGCCGCCACATACGGATGCGCATCCGGCCGTCGCCGTCCGCCGCAGGCCCCACGCTCACCGTGTCCTCCGGGTGGTAGACGCCCACGACGTCCCGGCCCCGGCCGCCCGCCGTGTCGGGCCAGCCGGTCGGGTACGCCCACCAGTTGTCCCGGTACGGCCCTTCGAGCCCCGCGCAGTACGCGGCGGAGGTGTCGACATGGTGGTCGCAGTCGCTGAACGCGCCAAGCGGCACCCGGTCGCCGTTGAAGTCCTCGGCGAGCACCTGCCAGAACGGCCCGCAGTCGCCGACCGGCAGCGCACTCCCCGCCGTGCGGCAGGCGTCCGCCGGAACCGGCGCTCCCCCCGCGCTCGGAACGCAGAGCAGGACCCCCAGCAACGCCGCGCCGAGCGCCCCGAACACGACCGGCCGCCGACGCCGCCGTCCGGCCGCAGCATGTGATCCCATCGCGCCGCCTCCGCTCCACGGACGCCCCCGCGAGAGGGGCCACGCCTCGTCGAGGGGGGACATCCTCGTGGAGACACGGAGATGCCGCCACACGGACGGCGCAACGCTCGTCCTTTGCAGTGCTCTTCTTATGAAGCGCGGATAGGTTGAACGGTCCCGGACGTCGATCGTGCGAGCCTCCCCACGTCTCATTTGACCCTCGTGGGAGCTGATGTGCGCGTGACCTTTCCTTCCCTCGTCCGGACCGGGACGAGGTACCTCTGTCTCCTCGGCGTCGTGGCGGGGACGAGCCTGTCGGCCGTGCCCGTCGCCGAGGCCGCCGCGAAACCCTTGCCCGGCGGCCTCGGCCCGTGCGTGCCGGGCAACTGCCCCGACGGCGACTATCCGCCGATCAACAACGGGGGGATCAAGTACCGCGACAACGGCATCAACATCTACGTGGGCGGGGACTTCCTCGTCCGCGAGAAGGCCGCGGAAGCCGAGGGGCGGGTCGTCGTCCTCGGCGACTTCGACCAGGACAAGGCGGCCGGCGTCAGCGGTGTCTACAACGTCGGCGAGGCCGGCGTCGGCTCCCGGGTGGCGCCGCCCGTCGGCGCCGACTGGCTCACCGCGGGCGGCGACGTCACCGTCGCCGGCGGGGAGCGGCTCCTCGCCGAGGACGGTGTGGTGCGGTACGCGAAGGACGCGAGCGGCACGATCGTCGGCACCAAGCGCAAGGACCCCGACGCCGCCAAGCCCTACATCCCCCTGCGCGACGAACTGACCGCCGCCAGCCAGTGCTACGCGCACCCCGAGGGCGGCACCCGCACGCCCACCGGAACCGCCACCCACGCGGGCGGCGAGACCCTGTTCCGCGGCGACAACACCTCGATGCTCCAGGTCTTCAACGTCGACTTCGACCTGATGGGAGGCAGCGGCGGCCAGGAGGGCATCCGCTTCGAGGGCATCCCGGACGGCGCCACGATCCTGGTCAACATCCTCGGCACCAAGCGCACCATCAACACGTACAGCGGCACCATCGACGACAGCAGTCAGCTCAACAAGCTGCGCAGCCGTCTACTGTGGAACTTCCCCGACGCCACCTCGGTGGAGGTCAAGGGCACCGGACAGTTCCAGGGCAGCGTCCTGGTCGGCGACCAGGCCTCGATGACGACGGTCAGCGTGCCGGGCATGAACGGCCGCTTCTTCACCACGGGCTCGCTCACCCACACCAGCTCGGCGACGGGTGGCGGCGGCCAGGAGTTCCACAACTATCCCTTCCTCGGTGACCTGC from the Streptomyces venezuelae genome contains:
- a CDS encoding integrin alpha encodes the protein MRKNRSAALAAASFLLLTGAGIAAAPSAFAGTPGGTRADDRNSDFNGDGYEDVLVGAPGATVSGAKGAGLVTVQYGSTGGINTSNVARFSQSTSGVSGAAEAGDNFGKAVATGDLDGDGYDDAVIGIPGEDLDAGADAGGVAVLWGSKSGLTGSASDWLQSQDAAAGQQFGLGLAAAHFTADTPGDLLAVLDRDNVDLYVYEPAPQARGEAPLRRQASERLGRSAAASAIVSKSLTTGDYDKNGYADLVASGTTDGDEPGHGWSVQFAGGADGLTYKNDLRGGPVAASGDINNDGYDDLVTGEPASPDDGGETMTGGLVGVRYGTEDGLVNEAKWWTQDAEGVPGVAEPGDGWGADLSVADTNGDGYADVAIGAPGEDIGTVADAGAVWVLRGSENGMTASGAKSFDQNSADIPGEAEKGDKWGAQVRLTDPNRDGRFGLLAAAPGENTGDGVVWVLSANSGGVTAAGSWTYGAGSLGAPAADAAFGAAIDE
- a CDS encoding glycoside hydrolase family 16 protein codes for the protein MGSHAAAGRRRRRPVVFGALGAALLGVLLCVPSAGGAPVPADACRTAGSALPVGDCGPFWQVLAEDFNGDRVPLGAFSDCDHHVDTSAAYCAGLEGPYRDNWWAYPTGWPDTAGGRGRDVVGVYHPEDTVSVGPAADGDGRMRIRMWRPADGGPVHASAVVPRAVMQMKYGKYSARIKVTKSAPGYKSAWLHYGGGCEMDHPEGEWTGSLTAFHHPCGGGEQGAYPGADDWTAWHTVSTEWTPGHVRFFVDGRETGHDTRGVPDRPLSWVLQNESALEGPGAAPGSSAQLEITWVAAYAYGWK
- a CDS encoding choice-of-anchor A family protein, translating into MTFPSLVRTGTRYLCLLGVVAGTSLSAVPVAEAAAKPLPGGLGPCVPGNCPDGDYPPINNGGIKYRDNGINIYVGGDFLVREKAAEAEGRVVVLGDFDQDKAAGVSGVYNVGEAGVGSRVAPPVGADWLTAGGDVTVAGGERLLAEDGVVRYAKDASGTIVGTKRKDPDAAKPYIPLRDELTAASQCYAHPEGGTRTPTGTATHAGGETLFRGDNTSMLQVFNVDFDLMGGSGGQEGIRFEGIPDGATILVNILGTKRTINTYSGTIDDSSQLNKLRSRLLWNFPDATSVEVKGTGQFQGSVLVGDQASMTTVSVPGMNGRFFTTGSLTHTSSATGGGGQEFHNYPFLGDLPDCATAPATGEVKVVKTDEDGGKPLKGAEFELWRESNGAAGLQTGGDDPDTKVGDPCVTEAQGECARTVPLGTYYWRETKAPKGYERPTPNVFGPLELTEANATEGVSVPATNKKKDEPSAKEGLVSVVKKDQDTGKPLPGAVFQLWRETNGTPGLQRGGADPDTAQGSPCTTNANGACRETVKPGTYYWVETKAPNGYELPDPAVFGPLVLTESDVALGASVEALNRKQAKPDVHGSLTVVKKDRKTGRPLAGAVFQLWRESNGTPGLQTSGARRDTLADRGCATDGRGRCAFQGLTPGSYYLRETAVPDGYVMPAKRVSGPHKVTGHKPAKDVTVTLTNQRGGGKKGK